The Rhinatrema bivittatum chromosome 4, aRhiBiv1.1, whole genome shotgun sequence genome window below encodes:
- the INSM2 gene encoding insulinoma-associated protein 2: protein MPRGFLVKRSKRSCGSYRVRFHQAESPCPLQFSSVPDPQDGLVPGRSSPAVPRGHSESQKGALEVVQPPEGLPSPETLSNFSTPGASSPKASAWQEGASRTWPPASGSPIKPAALELKKAFFKRGSSSPASAESFPVASSFSSVEKLLMHHGSFLSPERKLEGQARLCSSLPGMRGPARDLAERRGKASVKKPKVMRKLAFADEVTTSPVLGLKIKAEDPECKARPPREHRAPLGEFICQLCKEQYPDPFALAQHKCSRIVRVEYRCPECDKIFSCPANLASHRRWHKPRPGLSAESPAHKGQQLPVAAADQAAREGKENSSRAFPGGNAQQRAGGQGADQHQPSADSSRPPGKAPAAADQHQQPANSSHCPDAPLVCSPYGANHAARATLPPIQGAGAELDVFVCPYCHKKFRRQAYLRKHLATHEASRPPSYGQLEREQITFPCHLCGAHFPSADIRDKHQLWHAVREELLLPALGQEEGHRVAEGEQQQIFSCKHCPSTFFSSPGLTRHINKCHPTENRQVLLLQIPLRPGC, encoded by the coding sequence ATGCCTCGGGGATTTCTAGTGAAAAGGAGCAAGAGAAGCTGTGGATCGTACCGCGTACGCTTTCACCAGGCGGAATCCCCTTGCCCTCTGCAGTTTTCTTCCGTTCCGGACCCGCAGGATGGGCTGGTCCCGGGCAGATCTAGCCCTGCCGTGCCCAGGGGCCACTCGGAGTCCCAGAAAGGTGCACTGGAGGTGGTTCAGCCCCCTGAGGGGCTGCCCAGCCCCGAAACTCTCTCGAACTTTAGCACTCCCGGCGCGTCCTCGCCCAAAGCCAGCGCCTGGCAGGAGGGAGCCAGCAGAACCTGGCCTCCCGCCTCCGGCAGCCCGATCAAACCGGCTGCTCTGGAGCTGAAGAAAGCTTTCTTCAAGAGGGGATCGAGTTCGCCCGCTTCGGCCGAATCCTTCCCGGTGGCCAGTTCCTTTTCTTCCGTGGAAAAGCTGCTGATGCATCACGGCTCCTTCCTCAGCCCGGAGAGAAAGCTGGAGGGGCAGGCGCGGCTCTGCTCTTCCCTGCCGGGCATGAGAGGGCCAGCCCGGGACTTGGCCGAGAGACGGGGCAAAGCATCCGTCAAGAAACCCAAAGTCATGAGGAAGCTCGCCTTCGCCGACGAAGTGACCACGTCGCCCGTGCTGGGGCTGAAAATCAAAGCGGAAGATCCCGAATGCAAAGCCAGACCCCCGCGGGAGCATCGGGCTCCCCTGGGGGAGTTCATCTGCCAGCTTTGTAAGGAGCAGTATCCGGACCCCTTCGCTCTGGCCCAGCACAAATGCTCCCGCATCGTGCGCGTGGAGTACCGGTGCCCCGAGTGCGACAAGATCTTCAGCTGCCCGGCCAACCTGGCCTCCCACCGGCGCTGGCACAAACCTCGCCCCGGGCTCAGCGCCGAAAGCCCGGCCCACAAGGGTCAGCAGCTTCCCGTGGCTGCTGCCGACCAGGCGGCGCGGGAAGGAAAAGAGAACAGCAGCCGAGCTTTCCCGGGAGGCAACGCGCAGCAGCGCGCCGGCGGGCAGGGCGCCGATCAGCACCAGCCGAGCGCGGACAGCTCCAGGCCGCCCGGCAAAGCGCCGGCGGCGGCCGATCAGCACCAGCAGCCGGCGAACAGCTCCCACTGCCCGGATGCCCCCCTGGTCTGCAGCCCGTACGGGGCCAACCACGCAGCCAGGGCAACCCTCCCGCCAATCCAGGGCGCCGGCGCGGAGCTCGACGTCTTCGTGTGCCCCTACTGCCACAAAAAGTTTCGCAGGCAGGCTTACCTGCGAAAACACCTGGCCACCCACGAGGCTTCACGACCCCCCTCCTATGGGCAGCTGGAGAGGGAACAGATTACATTCCCCTGCCACCTGTGCGGGGCTCACTTCCCTTCTGCAGATATTAGGGACAAGCATCAGCTGTGGCACGCAGTGAGGGAAGAGCTGCTGCTCCCCGCCCTGGGACAGGAGGAAGGTCACAGGGTGGCAgagggagagcagcagcagaTCTTCTCCTGCAAGCACTGTCCCTCTACTTTCTTCAGTTCTCCGGGGCTGACCAGGCATATCAACAAGTGCCACCCCACAGAAAACAGGCAGGTACTTTTACTCCAAATACCACTAAGGCCAGGCTGTTAA